CAGTGAAAAATATGAGAATGAGTGTTTTCCTCTTCTAAGTGTGTGTTAatgcgtgtgtgttttttttgccctctCTGCAGGGTTTGTGCGCTGTCTTCAGCCAGTGCTGGTGTCCAGGAAAGACCCAGACTCCAGGAAGAATACAATCCAGGAGATTGAAAGCCGAGCCAAGTCAGGAGGCCACTGGCCACAGGTCTGtctcaacacaaaaaaaaaacccatcCCCAGGCAAAAAAATCCCCAACTCCTCAGGGCTGCAAAAAcgtgtatgttgaaaaaagagagagcttccccaaagttaaaaaaaaatatacccaTGTGACGAAGACCTGTGCTAAATTGGAAATCCCACAAGTATCTGGAGTAGCCAGCCAGTGGGAAAAAGTAGCCATCTCGCGGGGACAAAAACGTTTTGTCTgtaaaagcatatttttatgagTTTTCCTGCCTGATTTTAAACATGAAGTAAATTATTGTAAAGAAGAATTAGGAATCTTTGGTGTTTTAGCCCACACAGTCTGTAAATggctattaatatttaatttattaatttaatcctGACTGATCAGAATGTTGGTAATTTAagaatcattattattttttgtatttattgacaCCTTCCCTGAAAGGTTTATCATTAGTATTAGCATTGGTTATAGCTGCAGAGAAAAGTGATGTAATCTTAGAAAACCCAAGAGCCGTAACTCAGGATGTTTCAGTTTCCTTTGTCAGTTTTCGATTACCCCAGAGAATTATACTTCTGTTTTTTAACGCTATCAGAGAATTAGTGAAGCGCATACAATGTTGACTCAAAACTAGCATACTTTGCATGTTGTAAGGGAGCAATAGCATAACATTGCATACTTGATAaaacttgtgattttaacaTTTACTAATGAAGCTTTGTTCCTCAGGTCCTGATATTTCCAGAGGGAACGTGTAGTAATCGGTCATGTCTCATCACGTTCAAACAAGGTAAGACATGAAACGTAAAttgtacagtaaatgtaaagtttctgtttctgttacGAGGAAAATTataacagacaaaataaaaaaatcacaaacaaCTTTTTACTAACAGTTCCTTCTGTTGCTTATAGCACATCTATCATTTTCACTAAATCTAATCCACCGAGAGTAAAGGCTGCACAACAGAGAACAGTCGACACTACGCTGCTCCATGCATTCATTATATGATGTGCTTTGTACATTGACTTGTTGTTAATGGATAACCACAAAACTAGGTTTGAGTGAGGTGGGAGAATTGGAATGTGAGCTTTGTTTAGTCATACATGACGCAACAATTCAACTTTAACTCATTCATTCATAGTAAGAAGTCTCCATGATACTTTAACACTGTGTTACACCTCCACCTCTAGGTGCTTTTATCCCAGGGGTCCCTGTGCAACCTGTGATTATGAGATATCCCAACAAACTGGTGAGCGACTGTTATTGTGTAACACAGCGTTAATATATGTTGCCTCACATCTTGAGAGCCAGATTCATAGAAGATAATTATATAGAGGCAGAGCCAAAGATGAAATGCATCCTGTTGGGGTGCAGTACACACACGTACAATACTAATAATAACGTATCCATTCAAGCAAAGGTACATGGGTTTTTATCAGTAAATCTGCACATCTTTGAGGGGACATTGTTGACATCCTCTCATGTTATTtgccatttcattttttatgaaTTCGGCTGAACTGTCCAACTTTCATGCAATCAGTCCCATTGAGAGACTGATAGCAGCACTAGAAGCTTGGCTGTATACCATTTTATCCCTGtcttaatgtttttatgaaGGTTTAAGCATTCCCTGTATTTGTTCCTCCAGGACACGGTGTCTTGGACTTGGCAGGGTTTCAGCTCGTAAGTATGCTTTCTGCAGTTTCTCATGTTTTACTTATAGTATGCATGTTTGCTGAAGGTAGTGTGTCTGCTGCTACTTTTTCTTAGACAATAAACGCGATCATAACACACAGTAACGGGAAAATTATTGCCTTGTTTTGCAACAACTGTTGCTACtctgaaataaatatgtaacTGACTGTCCTGCTTGTGTTTTGTGCAGGAGGACGCTGCTGCTTCTGACTCTGTGCCAGCTGTACACCACAGTAGAGATAGAGGTAGCAGCCATTCCCCATTATGTGCTTCCTAATATAATGGCAAAGATACTACAAACTGCCTTTGTTGTTTAGCTATAAGAAATTGTAAAATACGCAttttatgtcatattttattgttattcatgATTTTTCTCCAAAGTGTAACTTTAGctttacttttagttttacCGGTTGTATCAGTGCCACACTCTGctattaaattaaactaaagaAAGCTAAGTGTGTAACCTTAATTTGCTTAAATATAGTCATTAGATTAAGCCCGAGATGCGTTTTCTGCATTCAGGGATTTGGTTTTCATGCAAAGCTTTACAAGTTTACTTTCTGCTCGACCCTCCCTGTGACCTTTTTCATCtgttttctcctgtttttcAGTTCCTGCCGACACATATCcccacagaggaggagaagaagagctcTCATCTGTTTGCTAGCAGAGTGCGAGACACTATGGCCCAGTAAGTGTTGATTGGTCTGAAACGCACATTCCACCGTGTATTGCTCAAGCACAGAGACAGTACAGCAAAGTGCAACAGAAAAGCTTAAGTATATATGCttataaaagtaataaatgcaATGTTAAACACATATGGAGTACATGTAAGttgaagagaaaataaataagtggTTAAGAAGAGTATGCTGTTAAATATGATGGCCACGATTTCTATTCAACCAATTATTTGTAGTCCTTAGCAGCGGCCCGAGTTCGATTACAGCCTGTAGCCCTTTGCTGCGTGTCATCCCCTTTCTTTCCCCTTTCCTGTCACTCTCCGGCTGCTCTAATAAAGCCAATAAAAGCCCTAacaaataatcttaaaaaaatagAGAACAGAGACATTCTGAATTTCAACAGTGAATAAAAGGTagtaggagatattgggtttggtggtcctcccccaagaaaatttaaagatttttgacttaaaactatgcaattttccatcattttggaccattattattactagttatgCTTACAagtattatttacacatatcataACCTTCGTCTGAACTTTTAactcttctggaaatgtttgcccaaAAAGAGCAGATTAATATTTTaaaaccatttttaaaaaaaaattatattataaaaccGTTATGAATTTGAGCATTAGAATTACATTATTGTACGATGAGTTTGGTTACTGCATTCCTCTGATCTGTCTAACCATTGCATATTTTCCTGGCCTGCAGCATCCAGCTCTTTACAAGCATCACAAGCATTTGAGCCGATCACTGTACGTGCAAACTGTCTGCTTTCAGGGCTTTGGGAGTTCCAGTGACAGACCACACATATGAAGATTGCCGTCTGATGATCTCAGCCGGTGAGCTAACGCTGCCCATGGAGGCCGGTCTGGTGGAATTCACCAAAATTAGCCGTAAACTGAAGTAAGAACACCTCACTTAAAGTACACTAGGGATCGCCAGACAGGAACATTAACAATGACATGTATGGCTCCAAAGTTTAACGTTATGCAAAGTATGACATCAACCACAACCTCCTCCTTGTGCCGCGCTCCCTCAGTCTGAAGTGGGACAACATGAAGAAGGAGCTGGAGGGCTTCGCAGCCATGGCCATCTCTTGTAAAGGAGGACGAATCACCATCGAGGAGTTTGCCAGTTTCCTGAAGCTGCCTGTCAACCCAGCCCTCGAAGAGCTGTTTGCACTGTTTGACAGGGTGAGAGACGTGTATAtcaaatatttagtttttatctAACCAGAGCAACTTGAACCATCAAACAGTACCATTATGAATGACACTTAAATGCTGAATTTCCTATAGTTGACGCACAGCTAAGACTTGCATAAGTCTGGAATAAGTCTTAGTATAGTCAAATTGGCCCCGACACCTCCTGCATGAATCACCTGCACCATAAATATAATGGTTGACAACATAATGTGCAACTATCttaatattcaatttacagAATTCCGTACACATTACATCACCGCATATCACGTGTACCGATGATAGTACAATTGGGAGGTGTGGGTTCAGGATTTATACAGCCTAGCAGAGGAGACTATGATCAACGTAGTGTGGCCTCCTTCACTGGTAGCTATGTCTACCACAGGTCTGAATGGGAAGTATAAAAACAGCCTCTAACATCCAGTTCAATGAGGATCCTTTTTCCTCAGAAAATCTGTGCCTCAGAATTTTCCAGTAATAGAGAATTGCAATTTATAGAAATCACTTATGATATTATATATCACCCTTTATTTTTCCAACACTCCCTTTAACATTCAAAACTGATGATGTCAGACATTGCCAGTCTGTATTTTTAGACCATAGAGGGCAAAGTAGCATCCATTATAATAATCTGTGCATTTACCGACTCAAGTATTTTGCCGTCTCTTTGACCCTGTCTAGAACGGAGATGGCACCATAGACTTCAGAGAGTACGTCATCGGCGTGACCATCCTGTGTCGACCAGCTAACACTGAGGATGTGCTTCGAATGGCTTTCCAGGTACCACAGTAATATTGTGACATTGCTGTGCTCCTACTAGGGCCTGAAGAATCAGCAGTGCTCTATCTTAATGTACGCTGAATAAAGATACACAGAAATGTGTATGGTAGTATCCCTCTTTATCAGGTCACCCAAGGCCACCCAAGCTAGTACTCCCTAGGGCTTCTTTTGCATGTGAAAACAGCCTAAATTCTTCAAGGCTTGTTATCAGACATACCTGCATTCCGATCCACAGTGTACATAAACTTTACTCCCTACTCCCTGTTCAGGGAATGTCAGTTAAGGGAACATCCCTCAACAAAATTCCTCCATGCAGAACACCCTGCAGACATCACTTCCAACGTACGTCGGTAACGTAAACACCTTGAATACCTGTTGCTGCTACTGTGGAAATTTGACACTACTGAAATAAGATATTGAATATTTCCGGCCAGGACCCTGAATTAATAGTTAGTTATCAATAACATTATTGTTGAACTCAAAAATACACAACCAacaaattatggtcccatttagagtcaaatagacgataaagcagggtatgctttagggcgtggctaccttgtgattgacaggttgctaccacggcgttgtccggtctgggagttgtccgtgtttacgTCTtagaattttaaccctttcacagtgttttcacttcatgaaaattaattttaacattttggtcacctaaaaatgttgtACTTCTGGAGGCTTCAAagcgtagtccacaaaccaatgtgtgactacgtccacttactgtatatacagtctatggttgcaGTGCTATGTCAGGCAGATATTTCTGATATATATCTGAGATGTACCTAGAACCTGTGACAAATTATGTGTATATCTACAGATTATatgatgtttattatttatactaaatataaaaagtaaatattgaaattacaataaaataagcagaatgcaaaaaaaaagcgcTAAATCATCCAGCCCTGGCTTTAGTTGACATTAGAGCACAGCAGACGGCACCGTAGGAAGAACAGAGGCAGCATTCAGGGAGGCTTGGATAATGTCAAGTTAACAAAGTCTGTCTGTTGTGGAGAGCATGGAGCCATTTCGCTGGCCATAATATCAAATGTGGTTTTGGACAAACAGTTCTGGTGTTTATGTAATATGAAGTGAAACTATATTTTCGTCCGACTAATTTAGCCAAAATTGATTTCAACAATTTGAAGTTTTTTCTAACCTGCCTGCCTGTTTTCACACCTtaaataactattattattcctgaacatgcagacacatttttctctgtttctttcCTCTGTCACGCAGCTGTTCGATACAGATAAGGATGAGAAAATCACCCGAGAGGAGTTTACTGCTCTGCTGCGCTCCGCTCTGGGTGTGTCCAATCTGAACATGGCCAAGCTCTTCAAGGAGATTGATGCTGACGGCTCTGGTTTCATCACCTTCCGTGAGTACACTTCCAACGCCAAGCTACATCTTGCTCTTCTAACCTCCTTTTGCATTTCCAACAGGATATTATGAAATGGGAATAAACATATACAATATTTtcgcattattattttttgcttcCCTTATCCTGAGCTCCACTGTATCCTAATGCTTTTCTCCGTTCCTGTGATTCTTCAGCTGAATTTCAAGACTTTGCCACGAGCCACCCGGAGTACGCCAAGCTCTTCACCACCTACCTGGAGCTTCAGAGATACCAAGCAATGCAGGAGGCGTGTCCAGGTGACCTGGAATTATCCGGCCAGGCCTGTTCAGTGGTAAAACAGGAGGACAGCACCTCTGACAAAAAAGATGACTGAGACTGAGAGGATGGCCGTGAACTCCTACTCCTTGACTGCACTGAGAGACAGAACACTGTATCCACTGCGCTGAGAGGGAAAAAGTGAGAGTGTCATCTGCCCCTATGACTTTTAACAGATTCAAGTCATTTGCCACAACGGAGCCACATTAAAAGTCATGTGCTTGCCTTTTTATAGATGGATTTTAGAGTGCTTCTATTTTCAATTTTTAGTGCCTTATAGAGATTTCAAAGAACCACTTCCCTGAGTCACTGCACAAGAAATGTCGTATTGCAGACTATTTTATCCCTAAagttttgtgtgtgcgtgtgttttggttatgtgtttatcataaaaaaaaaaatttaaaagctAGTTATAGGAtgaaaatatgtcagaaaagtCACGTGGGCACTCggtgttttaaaggtgctaaattttaAATTCAGAGCACCGGTATAGCAGGCTGCGTGTGCATTTTAGTGCATGCgagtctcagtgtgtgtgccccactggctagcggTTACTGCTGATAACGCAGTCCCGAACCAGGGGTGTTTTCACGGAAGCGTATCACCTCCGGTTTCCCCCAGGTTTTGCACTGtttgcaccgttagctgctcgctgccggctcagccgtccccatgttgagagccatgtggaggcaatctctcaatcatagatatgccaacacgttctcatcccaactcgtcacatactgacgttTTTTTGTCAGatccctcggcgtcacttttagGTCGCaataaacacgtgcttaaccttgtgaattaaacaacaacacttgcttcggtttaggcaacaaggggcgccctggtagctcacctggtagactGGGTGCCCCATGTCCCAAGGTTGtgtccttaccgcagcggcccgGTGTTTGAATCTGACccgtggccctttgctgcatgtcataacccctctctctctctccccctttcatgactgtcactatcaaataaaggaaaaaaagccccaaaaaataatcttttaaaagaaaaggtttaagcaacaaaaccacttagttaggtttaggaaaaaacaacatggttgggcttaaaaatgtctatgtttgtaaagtgaaaatgtgacttgacgttgtgaacacggcacacgaatgaacagctgattgtaacgtgaaagtgaaacgtaacgcacgggacacggacAGCGGTCAACTGGAtggaagccttgtgtttgttggtcctatccacctcccctcctgcccaccCGGTGTCTTTCGTCTTTCGTTCTTTAAACTACGCCACCACAGCATTTTCTCTGAGTTTTTaatgttgccgcggatgggtttacgttatagttaatggaaagcccgctGTGTTTACAGGTGCTAAAGGATGCCTCGTGCGTTGACGCTCTGGGAAGCGGCtggatatgctctgaatttggaatttagcacctttagctTTATAAGCCCTGCAATCTTTAGAGTTCTAATGTTAGTGACGTAATGTTTTATGATGTACTTAAACTGCCTCACCATGTTTTTGACTTGGACACATCATCCTCTGTAGCCTGAGCTTACACTCGCTTGGACTTATTAGATGAATGTAGCTTTGTGTATTTTCTCCTTTGTTTTTGTGGTCCTCTGTAAATGAGTAAAGAAATTGCCAAACCAACACCTTTTTAAATATAAGCAAAGAGTCTTCGTGCTTCTGTGTTGCAGTATAATTAATGTACAGTAAGCTTTATCAAGATCTTTCCAATCTGGCAACCCACAGATGTTGTGTATTAAAGCTATGTCTACGAAGACCATACATGCTGTGCATTACACTTTTTTCCAGTGCTCAGGGACACAAACCTTGTAAGACGGCTGTATAATTAGCCAGAGGTTTGCTTTGCATGTGTATCTATTTGCATTTCTACTGAAGACCGTTGTTGCTGAGACAGCAGCACGTCTATGCAGCTTTGAGTTTACTAAAGCAAACCAACCACTGAAAATAGGGCAATTTGTGAGCAAAAAGGCAACAGTGCTTCTTCACAACAGCACATCCCAGCGGGGTATGCTTTCAGATTAACTAGCGGCactgttatttatttagcaaGGTGCATTGCaattatgggattttttttttttttttttgttaacactgcaaagtttgctttttaaaataaaacaagaatacaaTTGTTATTTTGCCCGTGTTTTTATATTCACCACCGAGGGAACTTGTAATGACTTCTGTAGACTGTCTATAATGAGGCTTAATGAGGCTGTGGATAGACCTCTGGTTCTCTAAACCACCACCAGGTGCCAGTAGTTACCTACATAAATtccattatgtgtgtgtttgttgttcttCTGCTTGTGAGTACCACTTTGAGTTTGTCATCATTTTGGCCTgttctttaaaataattaaaataaatagattcATGGTGCGGCATATATTATGTGCACATGTTGCATTTAACCATGAGGCACTGAAACTGAAGATAAAGCAGGATATGAATGAGTTCTATTATCACCTTTGTACCTTAATGCCAGcagaaaatgaaagtgaatcTTTGATCTTGAACATAAAGATTTCAAGAAatgtatcattttattttaccaaTTGTGTTACTGTAACATATGTGCTATAATTGCTCAATTTGTATGCATTGCATTTCTTCATTTGGCCTTTCTGTGACCCACctgttttcattttgaagtGGGAAGAAGACTGAATGATGAACAGATGCAGAATTTGTGTGTTAATGGAACATAAACAAACACTATAGAATGTGTATGGGAGACTTGGAGAACAATATGTGTTGATAAAGACACATTATGAAGGATTCTTTATGTGACAGTTTCTATATACCATATGCACTTTTTTCCTGTTCCTGTTTGAAGGCCACTTCCCCCCCCCAATATTGTTCTAGTGGCTCACATTTCCAAAACACATGTGCGGtggtgtctgtctctgttttatatcaacgTATCTAAAAGCTGTGAATGTCCTTTTAGCACCCTGTAAACTTTGATGTCATCGATGGCAATGCCtggattgtttttattattcatctGCCACTCCAGACCAAAGTTAAAAACGCCAAATTTTCCCAGTCTGTTGTGGGGATGGTTATGTTGGAGTCTTTGGTAAATGAGCTGTCAGATAAGTCTACTGAGCAGAGAATGACGTCTATGGTGAGTTGCTAGTGAGGAAGTAATTGATTCGTGAGAAAGAGATGTGATGGGGTGAGTAGTAGGCCTATGTATGTTCTTGTTTGGTAGGAGTTTTTAAGTCGCCAGGAGACAAAAGTCAAGTTATGAATTGTCAACTGTTTTGTGATGTTTGATCGGTCCACTTTTGTGGAAATCGTTGTGTTGAAGTCACCTCTAACATATGTGCTTGTCTATATGTCAATATGATTTATCAAGCAGAGAATTTGTGTAAATCATATGTAAATAAgagtacaaaaaataaatattttcctCAGATAGTCCCTTCCTTTTTTAACAAATGAGTTATCAGAATctgatttatttgccaagtacatacatacacgAAATTTGACTATGGAAGTCTCTAAACGTTCTtaaacacagaaatagaaaaccCCCCAGctagggacaaggacaacaaagctggacaaataacggtaaggaatagacaggactgtacACAAGTGGTGataaaataagtatatatataaatattttataaaaaacgaTATAttgtctatatacaagtcaagtgttctgtaagttgtaaacaatacgaatagtgcaaagaaataaatactgaatggataTACAGGGACTGGAAATGTAAATCCATTTGTTTATTGGTCAAAGcattacttttttactttttcttgaGACCATGAATCCATTTTGGCACAACTGCAAATTCCAGCTCATGTGCTGTCAGGACAGAATTTCATCTGTAAGGAGGCCATGATGCTAATACAAACCTAATATATGCTGTTCTAAATACAACGAACGTCaatgtgctcacacacacacacacacacacacacacacacacacaaaagcacagtCTTGCTCCATATGCACAGAGAAGGCTGAAATGAATGATGGAGAGCGGGTCGCTTCATTAAAAGCCCGCTGTTAGACAAACTGTGATTACCAGCTGTGATTTCCACCTTCAATTTGTTTTAACCTTTTCAAACGAACAGAGgctcatttcattttaatcaAAATTGATGAGATGGCATGGAATCAATTAAGTGACATTGTTGCCGCGCTTGCAACAGTGCGGCTCCTTCCCTACCCACCGCAGCTACCGCTCTCCTCTTTGGCCCCACacccctccatcctccctcttTCCCCTGCATGGCTGTTGTATATTGCTGTATCCATTTCAGCCCCGCCTGGGGGGTGATCCTGTCGCAGTAGATTGTGGGAGATATGTGTTGGTAATGCGATTTGGTCTCCTCAGGACCCGAGTGAGTGAGCGGCCTCTGTTTGTGGACACAAGCCGGACACAGGCCTCATACGGATGGGGGACT
This window of the Sebastes fasciatus isolate fSebFas1 chromosome 2, fSebFas1.pri, whole genome shotgun sequence genome carries:
- the lpcat2 gene encoding lysophosphatidylcholine acyltransferase 2, whose protein sequence is MPPQRVFALPRQQSLLLPAVINPFVQDTNLTKATILKCVLLGIFLVPVRAIFLSLVLMVTWPVAVIITLNHPLKGAVEPMTGWRRFMCRRVMAALGRAYYFCMGFRVVVKGKQVDSSEAPILAVAPHSTFFDGIVCIVAGLPSTVSRVENLATPIFGRFVRCLQPVLVSRKDPDSRKNTIQEIESRAKSGGHWPQVLIFPEGTCSNRSCLITFKQGAFIPGVPVQPVIMRYPNKLDTVSWTWQGFSSRTLLLLTLCQLYTTVEIEFLPTHIPTEEEKKSSHLFASRVRDTMAQALGVPVTDHTYEDCRLMISAGELTLPMEAGLVEFTKISRKLNLKWDNMKKELEGFAAMAISCKGGRITIEEFASFLKLPVNPALEELFALFDRNGDGTIDFREYVIGVTILCRPANTEDVLRMAFQLFDTDKDEKITREEFTALLRSALGVSNLNMAKLFKEIDADGSGFITFPEFQDFATSHPEYAKLFTTYLELQRYQAMQEACPGDLELSGQACSVVKQEDSTSDKKDD